The proteins below come from a single Enterobacteriaceae endosymbiont of Donacia fulgens genomic window:
- the carB gene encoding carbamoyl-phosphate synthase large subunit produces MPKRTDIKNIMILGSGPIVIGQACEFDYSGTQACKALKEEGYNLILVNSNPATIMTDPDISDITYIEPMNWKIIAKIIKKERPDAILPTMGGQTALNCVLDLHKNNILNKFNVETIGVSIETINKAENRYYFANIIKELGFNVPYSLIVHNLNEAINNIKKIGFPCIIRPSFTMGGSGGGIANNIEEFKKICKNGFSLSHNHELIIDESLIGWKEYEMEIIRDKNGNSIIVCSIENIDPMGIHTGDSITVAPAQTLSDKEYQIMRNASILIMKSMNITSGGANVQFAVNPKTGKLIVIEMNPRVSRSSALASKATGFPIAKISAKLSIGYTLDELINDITSNHITAAFEPSIDYIVTKIPRFNFEKFHNVNDRLTTQMKSVGEVMSIGRSFQESIQKALCSLEIGINGFDSKINLIKNKENYNLIIKELKKPGPDRIRFIADAIRIGINIKDIYHYSKIDKWFLFQIEDLINIENKLKKIGIKYLYDKQSFFNLKKKGFSDARLANLLNYSEEKIRKLRYKLNIHPVYKRVDTCSAEFKTNTAYIYSTYETECEANPNNNKKKIIILGSGPNRIGQGIEFDYCCVHASMILRKNNFETIMINCNPETVSTDYDISDRLYFEPITLENILEIIRIEKPQGVIIQYGGQTPLNLAKKLEKENINVLGTSPSSIDLAENRKKFQYIINSLKLKQSPNYIVKNLNEALNKANIMGFPLIVRPSYVLGGRSMEIVYNENDLKNYYLLNIKDNIHVLLEKFLKNAIEIDVDAICDKKNIFIGGIMEHIEYVGIHSGDSACSFPTRTLSKSILKKIKIQTKKLAIKINVCGLINIQFAIKNDEIYIIEVNPRASRTIPFISKAINIPLAQMGALVMIGKTLPDLNLNKEIIPPYFAVKEVILPFDKFDNIDPILGPEMKSTGEVMGIGFSFAEAFYKAILGTKFCIKKNSTILVSVQNKDKKLIFPIVKKLINYGFKIEATYGTAKFLKKLNLLVKTVRKSTEKKPNIVNFIKNKRYTYIINIVEKKESIINSKLIRILALQNNIYYNTTINGAKASLIAIGKNFQQRVFSLQELHKILLKKNFNI; encoded by the coding sequence ATGCCAAAACGTACTGATATAAAAAACATTATGATTTTAGGTTCCGGTCCTATTGTTATTGGTCAAGCTTGTGAATTTGATTATTCTGGTACTCAAGCATGTAAAGCGTTAAAAGAAGAAGGATATAATTTAATCTTAGTTAATTCTAATCCAGCTACTATTATGACTGATCCTGATATTTCTGATATTACTTATATAGAACCTATGAATTGGAAAATTATAGCTAAAATTATAAAAAAAGAAAGACCTGATGCTATTTTACCAACAATGGGTGGACAAACAGCTTTAAATTGTGTTTTAGATTTACATAAAAATAATATTTTAAATAAATTTAATGTAGAAACTATTGGAGTTTCAATTGAAACTATAAATAAAGCAGAAAATCGTTATTATTTTGCAAATATTATAAAAGAATTAGGATTTAATGTTCCTTATTCTTTAATTGTCCATAATCTTAATGAAGCAATAAATAATATAAAAAAAATTGGTTTTCCATGTATTATTAGACCATCATTCACCATGGGGGGAAGTGGGGGAGGAATAGCAAATAATATAGAAGAATTTAAAAAAATTTGTAAAAATGGTTTTAGTTTATCTCATAATCATGAATTAATTATTGATGAATCATTAATAGGATGGAAAGAATATGAAATGGAAATTATAAGAGATAAAAATGGTAATTCTATTATTGTATGTTCAATTGAAAATATAGATCCTATGGGTATTCATACAGGAGATTCAATTACAGTAGCTCCTGCACAAACTTTATCTGATAAAGAATATCAAATAATGAGAAATGCTTCTATATTAATTATGAAATCTATGAATATTACATCAGGAGGTGCTAATGTACAATTTGCTGTAAATCCCAAAACAGGAAAATTAATAGTAATTGAAATGAATCCTCGTGTATCACGTTCATCAGCTTTAGCGTCTAAAGCTACAGGTTTTCCAATTGCAAAAATATCAGCAAAACTTTCTATTGGTTATACATTAGATGAATTAATAAATGATATAACAAGTAATCATATTACTGCTGCTTTTGAACCATCTATTGATTATATAGTAACTAAAATACCTAGATTTAATTTTGAAAAATTTCATAATGTTAATGATAGATTAACAACTCAAATGAAATCAGTAGGTGAAGTTATGTCTATAGGACGATCTTTTCAAGAATCAATTCAAAAAGCATTATGTAGTTTAGAAATTGGTATAAATGGTTTTGATTCTAAAATTAATTTAATTAAAAATAAAGAAAATTATAATTTAATTATAAAAGAATTAAAAAAACCAGGTCCTGATAGAATCAGATTTATTGCAGATGCTATACGTATAGGTATAAATATTAAAGATATATATCATTATTCTAAAATAGATAAATGGTTTTTATTCCAAATAGAAGATTTAATTAATATTGAGAATAAGTTAAAAAAAATAGGTATAAAATATTTATATGATAAACAATCTTTTTTTAATTTAAAAAAAAAAGGTTTTTCTGATGCTAGATTAGCTAATTTATTAAATTATTCTGAAGAAAAAATAAGAAAATTAAGATATAAATTAAATATACATCCAGTATATAAAAGAGTAGATACATGTTCTGCTGAATTTAAAACTAATACTGCTTATATATATTCAACATATGAAACAGAATGTGAAGCTAATCCGAATAATAATAAAAAAAAAATTATTATTTTAGGTAGTGGGCCTAATAGAATAGGACAGGGTATTGAATTTGATTATTGTTGTGTACATGCATCTATGATATTACGTAAAAATAATTTTGAAACAATTATGATTAATTGTAATCCAGAAACTGTATCTACTGATTATGATATTTCAGATCGTTTATATTTTGAACCTATTACTTTAGAAAATATATTAGAAATTATTAGAATAGAAAAACCTCAAGGAGTAATTATACAATATGGAGGACAAACACCATTAAATTTAGCTAAAAAATTAGAAAAAGAGAATATTAATGTTTTAGGTACAAGTCCTTCATCTATAGATCTTGCTGAAAATAGAAAAAAATTTCAATATATTATTAATTCTTTAAAATTAAAACAATCTCCTAATTATATAGTAAAAAATTTAAATGAAGCTTTAAATAAAGCAAATATAATGGGTTTTCCTCTTATAGTTAGACCTTCTTATGTTTTAGGAGGTAGATCTATGGAAATAGTATATAATGAAAATGATTTAAAAAATTATTATTTATTAAATATAAAAGATAATATTCATGTTTTATTAGAAAAATTTTTAAAAAATGCAATAGAAATTGATGTTGATGCTATCTGTGATAAAAAAAATATTTTTATAGGTGGAATTATGGAGCATATTGAATATGTAGGAATCCATTCTGGAGATTCTGCTTGTTCTTTTCCAACACGTACTTTAAGTAAAAGTATTTTAAAAAAAATTAAAATTCAAACAAAAAAATTAGCTATTAAAATTAATGTATGTGGATTAATAAATATTCAATTTGCTATAAAAAATGATGAAATTTATATAATAGAAGTTAATCCTAGAGCATCTAGAACAATCCCTTTTATTTCTAAAGCAATAAATATTCCATTAGCACAAATGGGTGCATTAGTTATGATTGGTAAAACTTTACCAGATTTAAATCTTAATAAAGAAATTATTCCACCATATTTTGCTGTAAAGGAAGTAATATTACCTTTTGATAAATTTGATAATATAGATCCTATTTTAGGTCCAGAAATGAAATCTACGGGAGAAGTTATGGGTATAGGGTTTTCTTTTGCAGAAGCATTTTATAAAGCAATATTAGGAACAAAATTTTGTATAAAAAAAAATAGTACTATATTAGTATCTGTACAAAATAAAGATAAAAAATTAATTTTTCCAATAGTTAAAAAATTAATAAATTATGGTTTTAAAATTGAAGCTACATATGGAACTGCTAAATTTTTAAAAAAATTAAATTTATTAGTTAAAACAGTTAGAAAATCTACAGAAAAAAAACCTAATATAGTTAATTTTATTAAAAATAAAAGATATACTTATATAATTAATATTGTAGAAAAAAAAGAATCTATTATTAATTCTAAATTAATTAGAATTTTAGCATTACAAAATAATATTTATTATAATACTACTATTAATGGTGCTAAAGCTAGTTTAATTGCTATAGGAAAAAATTTTCAACAAAGAGTATTTTCTTTACAAGAATTACATAAAATTTTATTAAAAAAAAATTTTAATATTTAA
- the carA gene encoding glutamine-hydrolyzing carbamoyl-phosphate synthase small subunit, whose protein sequence is MNNKAIVLMEDGTKLFGKSIGVEGIIIGEIVFNTAITGYQEIITDPSYYKQIVTLTYPHIGNVGTNLEDNESSKIYLKGLIINNLSKISSNYRSTENLDIFLKKHNIIAIEGIDTRYLTRLIRNKKINKISLIVTKESFNYKNIIKKINKYKGLQGVNLIKNITTKKNYSWIKGNKNTKIIKNCVFSIHIVVIDFGVKTSILKMFIDRKCKITVVPAFTSYENLILLNPDGIFLSNGPGDPTPCLSIINTIKKILKTNIPIFGVCFGHQILAIASGAKIKKMDIGHHGSNHPVKDLKHNKVLITTQNHGFTIDQNNFPKNLEITHKSLFDNTIQGIHYINKPAFGFQGHPEASPGPHDASILFDYFIKLIQIYCKKKYKRL, encoded by the coding sequence TTGAATAATAAAGCCATAGTATTAATGGAAGATGGTACTAAACTTTTTGGAAAATCTATAGGAGTTGAAGGAATAATTATAGGAGAAATAGTATTTAATACTGCTATTACTGGATATCAAGAAATAATTACCGATCCTTCTTATTATAAGCAAATTGTTACTTTAACATATCCACACATTGGTAATGTAGGTACTAATTTAGAAGATAATGAATCATCAAAAATTTATTTAAAAGGACTTATTATTAATAATTTATCTAAAATATCAAGTAACTATCGTAGTACTGAAAATTTAGATATATTTCTTAAAAAACATAACATTATTGCTATTGAAGGAATAGATACTCGATATTTAACAAGATTAATACGTAATAAAAAAATTAATAAAATAAGTTTAATAGTTACTAAAGAATCTTTTAATTATAAAAATATTATTAAAAAAATTAATAAATATAAAGGATTACAAGGAGTTAATTTAATAAAAAATATTACAACAAAAAAAAATTATTCTTGGATTAAAGGAAATAAAAATACTAAAATAATTAAAAATTGTGTATTTTCCATACATATTGTAGTAATAGATTTCGGTGTTAAAACAAGTATTTTAAAAATGTTTATTGATAGAAAATGTAAAATTACTGTTGTCCCAGCTTTTACTAGTTATGAAAATTTAATTTTATTAAATCCAGATGGTATTTTTTTATCTAATGGACCAGGAGATCCTACTCCATGTTTATCTATTATTAATACTATAAAAAAAATTTTAAAAACAAATATTCCAATATTTGGAGTTTGTTTCGGGCATCAAATATTAGCTATTGCAAGTGGAGCAAAAATAAAAAAAATGGATATAGGTCATCATGGAAGTAATCATCCTGTTAAGGATTTAAAACATAATAAAGTATTAATTACTACTCAAAATCATGGATTTACTATTGATCAAAATAATTTTCCTAAAAATTTAGAAATTACACATAAATCTTTATTTGATAATACTATACAAGGAATTCATTATATTAATAAACCTGCTTTTGGATTTCAAGGACACCCTGAAGCTAGTCCTGGACCACATGATGCATCTATTTTATTTGATTATTTTATAAAATTAATTCAAATATATTGTAAAAAAAAATATAAGAGATTATAA
- the ilvC gene encoding ketol-acid reductoisomerase: protein MNNYFNNLNFRKKLKNLQKCRLMQFEEFTNSINYLKNKNIVIIGCGSQGLNQGLNMRDSGLNISYALKKESIKNKNLSWQRAYKNNFNIGSYKDLIPNADLIINLTPDNHHHNILKKIKPLIKKGATLGYSHGFNIIEEGEKIPKNITVIMVAPKCPGTEVREEFKRGFGVPALIAVHQNGIHNNGFNIAKSWAFSIGSHKAGILESSFSAEVKSDLMGEQTVLCGILQTTSILLFDKLLTLNINPSYASQLIQFGWETITEALKQGGISLMMDRLNNLNKIRAYELSLILKKKLKPLFKIHIDNIISGKFSKKLIEDWNNNNINLIKWRKIYKNNNFEKTKNIQDNNIKEQDYFDKGIFMIAIIKSSIELSFELMIESGIASASAYYESLHELPLIANTIARKKLYEMNKVISDTAEYGNYLFSNNAIPLLKNFINNLTSEDLGIVQIKNKLINNKYLRDLNYNIRNHPIEKVGYILRNYMIHMKSLINIRK from the coding sequence ATGAATAATTATTTTAATAATTTAAATTTTCGTAAAAAATTAAAAAATTTACAAAAATGTAGATTAATGCAATTTGAAGAATTTACAAACAGTATAAATTATTTAAAAAATAAAAATATTGTTATTATAGGTTGTGGATCTCAAGGATTAAATCAAGGATTAAATATGAGAGATTCTGGATTAAATATTTCATATGCATTAAAAAAAGAATCTATAAAAAATAAAAATTTATCTTGGCAAAGAGCATATAAAAATAATTTTAATATTGGTTCTTATAAAGATTTAATACCAAATGCAGATTTAATAATTAATCTAACTCCAGATAATCATCATCATAATATTTTAAAAAAAATAAAACCTTTAATAAAAAAAGGAGCAACATTAGGATATTCCCATGGTTTTAATATTATTGAAGAAGGAGAAAAAATTCCTAAAAATATTACTGTTATTATGGTAGCACCTAAATGTCCTGGAACTGAAGTAAGAGAAGAATTTAAACGAGGTTTTGGTGTACCAGCCCTAATTGCTGTTCATCAAAATGGTATACATAATAATGGATTTAATATTGCTAAATCATGGGCTTTTTCTATTGGAAGTCATAAAGCTGGGATATTAGAATCATCTTTTTCTGCTGAAGTAAAATCAGATTTAATGGGTGAACAAACAGTATTATGTGGAATATTACAAACAACATCTATTTTATTATTCGATAAATTATTAACATTAAATATTAATCCATCATATGCTTCACAATTAATCCAATTTGGATGGGAAACTATTACAGAAGCCTTAAAACAAGGAGGTATTAGTTTAATGATGGATAGATTAAATAATTTGAATAAAATACGTGCTTATGAATTATCATTAATTTTAAAAAAAAAATTAAAACCCTTATTTAAAATACATATAGATAATATAATTTCAGGAAAATTTTCAAAAAAATTGATAGAAGATTGGAATAATAATAATATTAATTTAATTAAATGGAGAAAAATATATAAAAATAATAATTTTGAAAAAACTAAAAATATTCAAGATAATAATATAAAAGAACAAGATTATTTTGATAAGGGGATTTTTATGATTGCTATAATTAAGAGTAGTATTGAATTATCATTTGAATTAATGATAGAATCAGGTATAGCATCAGCATCAGCATATTATGAATCACTACATGAATTACCTTTAATTGCTAATACTATTGCAAGAAAAAAATTATATGAAATGAATAAAGTTATATCAGATACAGCAGAATATGGTAATTATTTATTTTCTAATAATGCTATCCCGTTATTAAAAAATTTTATAAATAATCTTACATCAGAAGATCTAGGTATTGTTCAAATAAAAAATAAATTAATAAATAATAAATATTTACGTGATTTAAATTATAATATTAGAAATCATCCTATAGAAAAAGTAGGATATATATTAAGAAATTATATGATTCATATGAAATCTTTAATTAATATTAGAAAATAA
- the ilvD gene encoding dihydroxy-acid dehydratase, whose protein sequence is MPNYRSFTTTKGRNMAGARALWRATGMKDEDFNKPIIAIVNSFSQFVPGHVHLQILSKIIANEIKNNGGVPKEFNTIAIDDGIAMGHNGMLYSLPSRELIADSIEYVINAHCVDSMICISNCDKITPGMLMASLRLNIPTVFISGGPMEAGRINIKGTTKIKRIDLVDAMIQSGKLEQSNKYIKEIELNACPTCGSCSGMFTANSMNCIVEALGLALPGNGSLLSTHINRKKLCIESAHKIVEITKKYYINNETNVLPQNIINQKSFENATMLDIAMGGSTNTILHMLALSQENKVAFDLKKIDQLSKNTPWLCMVSPSTNKFYMEDFHRAGGVISLLSELNKIGLINKDAKNILGLTIEETIHKYDITTTNSNKIKKFYQSAPGNIKTRHPFKQNKIWDLDIDRKKGCIRSYKYAYSKDGGLAILYGNLAEDGCVVKTASVNKKLMVFIGKIKVFDSQESAVYAILNKNISPGDVIVIRYEGPKGGPGMQEMLYPTSYLKSMKLDKSCALITDGRFSGGTSGLSIGHISPEAASKGTIALVKNGDIVKIDIPNRSIKLDISSFTLNKRREEEEKRGNLAYTPLLKRKRKISLALKAYAFLATSADKGAVRDKNKLNYK, encoded by the coding sequence ATGCCTAATTATCGTTCGTTTACTACAACAAAAGGCCGTAATATGGCTGGAGCAAGAGCTCTTTGGAGAGCAACAGGGATGAAAGATGAAGATTTTAATAAGCCTATTATTGCTATAGTTAATTCTTTTTCACAATTTGTTCCGGGACATGTACATTTACAAATATTAAGTAAGATTATTGCTAATGAAATCAAAAATAATGGAGGAGTACCAAAAGAATTTAATACTATAGCTATAGATGATGGAATAGCTATGGGCCATAATGGGATGTTGTATTCTTTACCTTCTAGAGAACTTATTGCAGATTCTATAGAATATGTTATAAATGCACATTGTGTAGATTCTATGATTTGTATATCTAATTGTGATAAAATTACTCCAGGAATGTTAATGGCTAGTTTACGATTAAATATACCTACTGTATTTATATCTGGTGGCCCAATGGAAGCTGGAAGAATTAATATAAAAGGAACTACAAAAATAAAAAGAATTGATTTAGTAGATGCTATGATTCAATCAGGTAAATTAGAACAATCAAATAAATATATAAAAGAAATAGAATTAAATGCATGTCCAACTTGTGGTTCTTGTTCTGGAATGTTTACAGCTAATTCAATGAATTGTATAGTAGAAGCTTTAGGTTTAGCATTACCAGGTAATGGATCTTTATTATCCACTCATATAAATCGTAAAAAATTATGTATAGAATCTGCACATAAAATAGTAGAAATTACAAAAAAATATTATATAAATAACGAAACTAATGTTTTACCCCAAAATATTATTAATCAAAAATCATTTGAAAATGCAACTATGTTAGATATTGCTATGGGTGGTTCAACAAATACAATTTTACATATGTTAGCTTTATCGCAAGAAAATAAAGTAGCATTTGATTTAAAAAAAATTGATCAATTATCAAAAAATACACCATGGTTATGTATGGTTTCTCCCAGTACAAATAAATTTTATATGGAAGATTTTCATAGAGCAGGAGGAGTAATTAGTCTTCTAAGTGAATTAAATAAAATAGGATTAATAAATAAAGATGCTAAAAATATATTAGGATTAACAATAGAAGAAACTATTCATAAATATGATATAACTACTACAAATAGTAATAAAATAAAAAAATTTTATCAATCAGCTCCTGGTAATATAAAAACAAGACATCCTTTTAAACAAAATAAAATATGGGATTTAGATATAGATAGAAAAAAAGGTTGTATACGTTCCTATAAATATGCATATAGTAAAGATGGAGGATTAGCTATTTTATATGGAAATCTTGCTGAAGATGGATGTGTAGTTAAAACTGCTAGTGTAAATAAAAAATTAATGGTTTTTATAGGTAAAATAAAAGTATTTGATAGTCAAGAGTCAGCAGTATATGCAATTCTGAATAAAAATATTTCTCCAGGAGATGTAATTGTTATAAGATATGAAGGTCCTAAAGGTGGACCTGGAATGCAAGAAATGTTATATCCTACATCTTATTTAAAATCAATGAAATTAGATAAAAGTTGTGCTTTAATTACAGATGGAAGATTTTCTGGAGGTACTTCAGGGTTATCTATAGGTCATATATCCCCTGAAGCTGCAAGTAAGGGTACTATAGCATTAGTAAAAAATGGTGATATTGTTAAAATTGATATTCCAAATAGATCTATTAAATTAGATATTTCATCTTTTACATTAAATAAAAGAAGAGAGGAGGAAGAAAAAAGAGGTAATTTAGCATATACTCCTTTACTAAAAAGAAAAAGAAAAATTTCTTTAGCACTTAAAGCTTATGCTTTTTTAGCAACTAGTGCAGATAAAGGTGCAGTACGAGATAAAAATAAATTAAATTATAAATAA
- a CDS encoding branched-chain amino acid transaminase, which yields MSIKKADFIWLNGNIIKWEDAKISVMTHALHYGTSVFEGIRCYQSYKGPAIFRHKDHINRLYNSAKIYRFPLKFNIKEIMTAVHNIININKLNEAYIRILVFIGDVGLGINPPQEYYTDMMISAFPWTDYLGNNAKKNGINTMISSWNRIKPNTIPSLAKAGGNYLSSLLIGSEARRNGYDEGIALDSSGFVSEGAGENIFKIKNNILFTPPLNSSILPGITRDSVLKIAKNLNFKIKECLILRESLYLADEIFLTGTATEIIPVCSVDNILINNGKRGKITKNIQKEFLHLLTGKIKDKWNWLDHIKK from the coding sequence ATGTCTATAAAAAAGGCAGATTTTATTTGGTTAAATGGTAATATTATAAAATGGGAAGATGCTAAAATTAGTGTTATGACTCATGCATTACATTATGGAACTTCTGTTTTTGAAGGTATTAGATGTTATCAATCATATAAAGGACCAGCTATTTTCCGTCATAAAGATCATATTAATCGTTTATATAATTCTGCTAAAATTTATAGGTTTCCATTAAAATTTAATATAAAAGAAATAATGACTGCTGTTCATAATATAATTAATATTAATAAACTTAATGAAGCTTATATTAGAATTTTAGTATTTATAGGAGATGTTGGTTTAGGTATTAATCCCCCTCAAGAATATTATACAGATATGATGATTAGTGCATTTCCTTGGACAGATTATCTTGGTAATAATGCAAAAAAAAATGGGATTAATACTATGATATCTTCTTGGAATAGGATTAAACCTAATACTATACCTAGTTTAGCAAAAGCAGGAGGAAACTATTTATCTTCTTTATTAATTGGAAGTGAAGCTCGAAGAAATGGATATGATGAAGGGATTGCTTTAGATAGTTCAGGATTTGTTTCAGAAGGAGCTGGAGAAAATATTTTTAAAATAAAAAATAATATTTTATTTACTCCTCCACTTAATTCTTCAATTTTACCAGGAATTACTAGAGATTCAGTTTTAAAAATAGCTAAAAATCTTAATTTTAAAATAAAAGAATGTTTAATATTAAGAGAATCTTTATATTTAGCTGATGAAATATTTTTAACAGGAACAGCAACTGAAATTATTCCTGTATGTAGTGTAGATAATATATTAATTAATAATGGTAAAAGAGGAAAAATAACAAAAAATATACAAAAAGAATTTTTACATTTATTAACAGGGAAAATAAAAGATAAATGGAATTGGTTAGATCATATTAAAAAATAA
- the ilvM gene encoding acetolactate synthase 2 small subunit — MNKYQLFIKTNISPEIIERIIRIIRHRRFLIKTININVKNKLEKINFTLIVKSYKSIDFLVKQIKKLIDVLDIVIIT, encoded by the coding sequence ATGAATAAATATCAATTATTTATTAAAACAAATATTAGTCCTGAAATTATTGAAAGAATAATAAGAATTATTCGTCATAGAAGATTTTTAATTAAGACTATAAATATTAATGTAAAAAATAAATTAGAAAAAATTAATTTTACATTAATAGTAAAAAGTTATAAATCTATAGATTTTTTAGTTAAACAAATTAAAAAATTAATAGATGTATTAGATATAGTAATAATCACATAA
- the ilvG gene encoding acetolactate synthase 2 catalytic subunit, which produces MNGAQCIIQELKRQKVETVFGYPGGAIMPLYDALYNEDIEHILCRHEQGAAIAAIGYARTTGKVGVCIATSGPGATNLITGLADAMVDSVPLIAITGQVPLSLIGTDAFQEIDIIGMSLSCTKHSFSITSSLELSKIIKKSFFIALSDRPGPVLIDIPKDIQLSKLPKIIKLKNKKKFFIKKKEYSKKKIKEANFLLKKSIMPILYIGGGVNISNAVYTLRKFVKISKIPTVVTLKGLGTIESTNPYYLGMLGMHGSKAANYTVQKCDLLIAIGARFDDRVTGNIKKFAPYAKIIHMDIDPAEINKICKVNVELLGNLNLLIPLLKKPQNILKWQNYIKKIKKRYSYKYNFFIKNNKIYAPLLLKKLSDIKNKKTIITTDVGQHQMWTAQHITFSNPKNFITSSGLGTMGFGLPAAIGAQIAKPNNDVICISGDGSFIMNIQELSTIKRKNLPIKIILLDNKRLGMVRQWQELFFKKRYSETTLYDNPDFIKLAKSFGISGHSISYKNEINNSLKKIFSIKKPYILHVLINEYDNVWPLVPPGYSNDHMMEKN; this is translated from the coding sequence ATGAATGGAGCACAATGTATAATTCAAGAATTAAAAAGACAAAAAGTTGAAACAGTATTTGGATATCCTGGTGGTGCTATTATGCCACTTTATGATGCATTATATAATGAAGATATAGAACATATTTTATGCAGACATGAACAAGGAGCTGCTATAGCTGCAATTGGATATGCTAGAACCACTGGTAAAGTGGGGGTTTGTATTGCAACATCTGGTCCTGGAGCTACTAATTTAATAACAGGCCTTGCCGATGCAATGGTTGATTCTGTACCTCTTATTGCAATTACAGGACAAGTACCCCTTTCATTAATTGGTACTGATGCTTTTCAAGAAATAGATATTATAGGAATGTCTTTATCATGTACTAAACATAGTTTTTCAATAACTTCATCATTAGAATTATCTAAAATAATAAAAAAATCTTTTTTTATAGCATTATCTGATAGACCTGGGCCTGTATTAATAGATATACCAAAAGATATACAATTATCTAAATTACCAAAAATAATAAAATTAAAAAATAAAAAAAAATTTTTTATTAAAAAAAAAGAATATTCAAAAAAAAAGATTAAAGAAGCTAATTTTTTATTAAAAAAATCTATTATGCCTATATTATATATAGGAGGAGGTGTAAATATAAGTAATGCAGTTTATACATTAAGAAAATTTGTAAAAATTTCTAAAATACCAACAGTTGTTACATTAAAAGGATTAGGGACGATAGAGAGTACAAATCCCTATTATTTAGGAATGTTAGGTATGCATGGAAGTAAAGCAGCTAATTATACTGTTCAAAAATGTGATTTATTAATAGCTATTGGAGCTAGATTTGATGATAGAGTAACAGGTAATATAAAAAAATTTGCACCGTATGCAAAAATTATACATATGGATATAGACCCTGCTGAAATTAATAAAATTTGTAAAGTAAATGTAGAATTATTAGGAAATTTAAATCTTTTAATACCATTATTGAAAAAACCTCAAAATATTTTAAAATGGCAAAATTATATAAAAAAAATAAAAAAAAGATATTCTTATAAATATAATTTTTTTATAAAAAATAATAAAATTTATGCTCCTCTCTTACTTAAAAAATTATCAGATATTAAAAATAAAAAAACTATTATTACAACTGATGTAGGACAACATCAAATGTGGACTGCACAACATATAACTTTTTCTAATCCTAAAAATTTTATCACTTCTAGTGGTTTAGGAACTATGGGTTTTGGATTACCTGCTGCTATTGGTGCACAAATTGCTAAACCTAATAATGATGTTATATGTATTTCAGGTGATGGTTCATTTATAATGAATATTCAAGAATTAAGTACAATTAAAAGAAAAAATTTACCTATAAAAATTATTTTGTTAGATAATAAAAGATTAGGTATGGTACGACAATGGCAAGAACTCTTTTTTAAAAAAAGATATAGTGAAACTACTCTATATGATAATCCAGATTTTATAAAATTAGCTAAATCTTTTGGAATTTCAGGACATAGTATTAGTTATAAAAATGAAATTAACAACAGTTTAAAAAAAATTTTTTCTATTAAAAAACCTTATATATTACATGTTTTAATTAATGAATATGATAATGTATGGCCATTAGTTCCTCCTGGATATAGTAATGATCATATGATGGAGAAAAATTAA